One Ignisphaera sp. DNA window includes the following coding sequences:
- a CDS encoding sodium:proton antiporter: protein MDVSMINTYLLMVTLAAMIVNFVLSLYGVFFKPHYIKKIIALSMLSDTANTIALYIGYRKWVNGTPPTIPVITNRSIEGIYDVVRRSVDPLPPALVLTAVVIGLATTLFLVYLGYVLYTHYKTLDMREIRRLKG, encoded by the coding sequence GTGGATGTCTCAATGATAAACACATACCTATTAATGGTGACACTTGCGGCAATGATAGTAAACTTTGTTTTGTCTCTCTATGGCGTTTTCTTCAAGCCTCACTACATTAAGAAGATCATCGCACTATCTATGCTCTCAGATACTGCAAATACGATTGCGCTGTACATAGGTTATAGGAAATGGGTTAATGGAACTCCTCCAACAATACCTGTGATTACCAATAGAAGCATAGAGGGGATATATGATGTTGTCAGAAGATCTGTTGACCCACTGCCTCCGGCACTCGTACTAACAGCTGTAGTCATAGGACTTGCAACAACATTGTTTCTGGTATACCTCGGCTATGTTTTGTATACTCATTACAAAACATTGGATATGAGGGAGATAAGACGGCTCAAGGGGTGA
- a CDS encoding Na+/H+ antiporter subunit E, which translates to MKALGIFIVFLLAFLTYIVFTGSTSPYDVVTGFVAALITGLMFSYVTVKNPAKVFNHRRWLYAIIYAFKYIIVYETLAHVDVIKRILHPKVPVNPAVVKVPFYVKTDYGITAVANSITNTPGTVVLEVDQNEGVFYVHWIDAKTLEPIEARKQISEAFEEYCKKIFE; encoded by the coding sequence ATGAAAGCTCTCGGAATCTTCATTGTGTTTTTGCTTGCATTTTTAACATACATAGTATTCACAGGTAGTACATCGCCATATGATGTTGTCACAGGCTTTGTTGCTGCATTGATAACGGGTCTGATGTTTTCATATGTGACTGTCAAAAACCCGGCTAAGGTGTTTAACCATCGTCGCTGGCTCTACGCAATTATCTACGCATTCAAATACATTATTGTGTATGAGACGCTGGCACATGTAGATGTGATAAAAAGGATATTGCATCCCAAGGTACCTGTGAACCCAGCGGTTGTAAAGGTGCCATTCTATGTAAAGACAGACTACGGTATTACAGCTGTTGCAAATAGTATAACAAATACTCCAGGTACTGTGGTTCTCGAAGTTGATCAAAATGAAGGTGTTTTCTATGTTCACTGGATAGACGCTAAAACACTAGAGCCTATTGAGGCACGCAAGCAAATTTCTGAAGCTTTTGAAGAATATTGTAAAAAGATTTTTGAGTAG
- a CDS encoding signal recognition particle protein Srp54, which produces MSTVLDSLKKLVADFLRGKDPYEVAVENFIKELQKTLLKADVNVKLVLQLTNSIRERALKEKPPPLVSRNEWFIKIVYDELSNLFGGDIKPQIFPQKTPYIIMLVGVQGSGKTTTAAKIAYFYKRYGYKPCLICADTYRPAAYDQLNQLSKQIDVHFCGDQKLNNAVEIAKKCVDWCIKQGSNIVIIDTAGRHGYGEEESLLEEMQEIAKAINPDEIMMILDASMGQKAYELALRFHSATPIGSIAITKLDGTAKGGGALSAVAATKATIKFIGTGEKIPEIEVFEPRRFVGRLLGLGDISSLIEKLKSIEHSEEIEKRFAKALSTGKITLADVYLQLQTMRKLGPLAKIIQLIPGLSMLPIDDKQMKLTEEKIKKWLAIMDSMTLEELRNPSAIDKNRMLKIAIGSGTTVEDVKELLKYYELINTMIKNVKRRKTLLRKFGMDLTKIDKE; this is translated from the coding sequence ATGAGCACAGTCTTAGATTCACTAAAAAAACTTGTAGCAGATTTTTTGCGTGGCAAAGACCCTTATGAGGTAGCCGTTGAAAACTTTATTAAGGAGCTTCAAAAAACGCTCTTAAAAGCTGATGTAAATGTAAAGCTTGTTCTCCAACTTACAAACTCAATTAGAGAGAGGGCACTCAAAGAGAAGCCACCCCCACTTGTTTCAAGAAATGAATGGTTCATAAAAATAGTGTACGATGAGCTATCAAATCTTTTTGGCGGCGATATAAAGCCCCAGATATTTCCACAGAAAACACCGTATATAATAATGCTTGTGGGGGTTCAAGGATCAGGTAAAACGACTACGGCAGCGAAGATAGCCTATTTCTATAAGCGGTATGGATACAAACCATGTCTCATATGCGCTGATACATATAGACCAGCAGCCTATGACCAGCTTAACCAGCTTAGCAAGCAAATTGATGTACATTTCTGTGGAGATCAAAAATTAAACAATGCTGTGGAGATTGCTAAGAAATGTGTTGATTGGTGCATAAAGCAAGGCTCTAATATAGTAATAATAGATACTGCTGGTAGACATGGATATGGAGAAGAAGAATCGTTGCTGGAAGAGATGCAAGAAATAGCTAAGGCCATTAACCCTGATGAGATAATGATGATCCTCGATGCATCTATGGGGCAAAAAGCATATGAGTTGGCACTTAGATTTCACTCAGCAACACCAATAGGCTCCATAGCTATTACAAAACTTGATGGAACTGCGAAAGGTGGGGGCGCACTCTCAGCTGTTGCAGCAACTAAAGCAACTATAAAGTTTATCGGTACTGGCGAAAAGATACCAGAGATAGAGGTTTTCGAGCCTAGAAGATTTGTTGGGAGATTGTTGGGTCTGGGAGACATATCCTCGTTGATAGAGAAACTTAAATCGATTGAACATAGCGAGGAAATCGAAAAGAGATTTGCAAAGGCGTTGTCTACAGGCAAGATTACGCTTGCTGATGTGTACCTCCAGCTACAGACAATGAGAAAGCTTGGCCCCTTAGCTAAAATTATTCAACTAATACCAGGTTTATCAATGTTGCCAATAGATGATAAACAAATGAAACTTACTGAGGAGAAGATAAAAAAGTGGCTAGCTATAATGGATTCTATGACTCTTGAAGAGCTCAGAAATCCTAGCGCCATTGACAAGAATAGAATGCTAAAAATTGCTATAGGATCTGGAACAACAGTTGAAGACGTTAAAGAGCTTCTCAAATACTATGAGCTCATAAATACTATGATAAAGAATGTCAAGAGGAGGAAAACATTATTAAGGAAATTTGGGATGGATTTAACAAAAATTGATAAAGAGTAG
- a CDS encoding translation initiation factor IF-5A: protein MSVDYAELGDLKEGSYVVIDGEPCRVVEVSRAKTGKHGSAKVHVVAISLFSGSRKTLVGPADQRVEVPIIDKRVGQVVAVLGDKIQLMDTETFETFEVDAPSDEGVRAKIAPGVEVEYWSAMGRRFIVRVR from the coding sequence ATGAGTGTAGACTATGCAGAGCTTGGAGATCTGAAAGAGGGAAGCTATGTTGTTATAGATGGAGAGCCGTGTAGGGTAGTTGAGGTATCGAGAGCCAAAACAGGGAAGCATGGCAGTGCAAAGGTTCATGTAGTTGCAATAAGCTTGTTTTCCGGTTCTAGAAAAACACTTGTGGGTCCAGCTGATCAAAGAGTAGAAGTTCCAATAATAGATAAAAGAGTAGGGCAGGTTGTAGCAGTATTGGGAGACAAAATACAGCTTATGGATACCGAAACTTTTGAAACATTTGAGGTTGATGCACCATCAGATGAAGGTGTTAGGGCTAAGATAGCTCCAGGAGTTGAAGTCGAGTACTGGAGCGCTATGGGTAGAAGATTCATAGTTAGAGTTAGGTAA
- a CDS encoding DUF655 domain-containing protein, with amino-acid sequence MRPRYKRFQVVPDEFAIILDYMPMGNPYDKHTHHRTMPIAQGIGTKYFSLVEIVPARGQALIIGDRVPISTSPDRPGLRIFERLLYEDLSTIAKENLGKTITKIVEEKEKVFVEFFNVAEPINIRLHSLELLPGIGKKTLSMILDERRKSPFTSFEDVRKRVKISDPIKLFVDRIITELQRVERYYLFVEPYPPSPEYKFLNYLELLYRRIGYNEPW; translated from the coding sequence ATGAGACCACGTTACAAGAGATTTCAGGTAGTGCCAGACGAGTTTGCCATTATTTTGGATTACATGCCCATGGGCAATCCATATGATAAACACACACATCATAGAACTATGCCTATAGCTCAAGGTATCGGTACAAAGTATTTCTCCCTTGTAGAGATTGTACCTGCAAGAGGCCAAGCTCTTATAATTGGTGATAGGGTTCCAATTTCTACATCACCTGACAGACCTGGTTTAAGGATTTTTGAAAGGCTTTTGTACGAGGATCTAAGCACAATAGCGAAGGAAAATTTAGGTAAGACTATTACAAAAATTGTTGAAGAGAAAGAGAAGGTTTTTGTGGAGTTCTTTAACGTTGCAGAACCAATAAACATAAGGTTGCATAGCCTAGAGCTTTTACCAGGTATAGGGAAGAAAACCTTGAGCATGATACTAGATGAGAGGAGAAAGAGTCCGTTTACCAGCTTCGAAGACGTTAGAAAGAGAGTGAAGATCTCGGATCCCATAAAACTTTTTGTTGACAGAATCATTACTGAGCTGCAGAGGGTAGAAAGGTACTACCTGTTCGTTGAACCATATCCACCATCACCTGAATACAAATTTCTTAACTATTTAGAGCTACTATATAGAAGAATTGGATATAATGAACCATGGTAA
- a CDS encoding proton-conducting transporter membrane subunit codes for MPDYLLHIVGMTTPLLVLLAFAIPVISRAFNNRRAPFAVAMIGGLYAVVASILAFYMVYKNNSPLVYMYGGWPPHFGIAYEIDYFNGLIGVFTTLTMLAIMLYSLWYGHHIDEPTWYFALLLGLEAGILGCLYTGDAFNLFVMIEVLSISAYGLVAYHRDRPEAVEAAAKYILIGAVATTMYFIAVVLLYAGFGTVNMAILSSIAMHPGLPQSLKYLAMLSISLALWVFTYKSALFPNHFWLPDAHPEAPTPISAALSGLVVNVGVYASARFLYTLFGDGSAVSGYREFVLLALFILGTVSGVLGALMMMIQRDVKRLLAYSTICHIGIIYIGLAAGFAIGSVEAVKLALMGTSIHIVAHGISKAVLFMASGIFIDAAGSRDLDEMKGIGRRYPLASLSLILGFLNLAGLIPFMGFYSKLLIALSYLKIGFVLGTILIIVISALSIPGYMKAISAIVFGVGKAKESKVAGRWVEVMLLVMSLTTLFIGIFLQHIMYIFDYSSNSLVSGVWSYIDAVIKEIPPELRVWIP; via the coding sequence ATGCCCGATTACCTGTTACATATAGTTGGGATGACAACACCACTTCTAGTTTTATTGGCATTTGCAATACCTGTCATAAGCAGGGCGTTCAACAATAGACGTGCACCATTTGCAGTAGCTATGATAGGAGGGCTATATGCTGTTGTCGCGTCTATACTGGCCTTCTATATGGTGTACAAGAATAACAGTCCTCTGGTTTACATGTATGGAGGCTGGCCTCCGCACTTTGGGATAGCCTATGAAATAGACTATTTTAATGGCCTCATAGGAGTCTTTACAACTCTAACAATGTTAGCTATAATGCTCTACTCGCTTTGGTATGGACACCACATAGATGAGCCAACGTGGTACTTTGCACTTCTCCTAGGGTTGGAGGCAGGCATTCTCGGATGCTTATACACGGGCGATGCATTCAACTTATTTGTTATGATAGAAGTTCTGAGCATATCGGCATATGGGTTGGTAGCATATCATAGAGATAGGCCAGAGGCTGTTGAGGCAGCAGCTAAATACATTTTAATAGGAGCTGTAGCCACAACAATGTACTTCATAGCGGTGGTGCTACTCTATGCAGGATTTGGCACTGTCAACATGGCTATACTATCCAGTATTGCAATGCATCCGGGACTACCACAGTCTCTAAAGTATCTTGCAATGTTATCGATTTCACTTGCATTATGGGTCTTCACATATAAATCAGCTTTATTCCCTAACCACTTCTGGCTTCCAGATGCTCATCCAGAGGCTCCTACACCAATATCTGCCGCTCTTTCTGGTCTTGTTGTTAATGTAGGTGTTTATGCCTCTGCAAGGTTTCTATACACGTTATTTGGAGATGGTAGTGCCGTTTCCGGCTATAGAGAGTTTGTGTTGCTAGCTCTATTCATACTTGGTACAGTAAGCGGGGTTCTAGGAGCTTTAATGATGATGATACAAAGAGACGTCAAGAGGTTGTTAGCATATAGCACGATATGCCATATAGGCATAATCTATATAGGTCTTGCAGCAGGATTCGCAATTGGAAGTGTGGAAGCTGTTAAACTTGCTCTCATGGGAACATCAATTCATATTGTAGCGCATGGCATCTCCAAGGCCGTTCTCTTTATGGCTAGCGGTATCTTCATAGATGCTGCAGGCTCTAGAGATCTCGATGAGATGAAGGGCATTGGCAGAAGATATCCATTGGCATCTCTATCGCTGATACTTGGATTCCTAAATCTTGCCGGGCTAATACCGTTTATGGGCTTTTACTCGAAGCTTCTAATCGCTTTAAGCTACCTAAAGATAGGGTTTGTCCTAGGTACAATCCTAATTATAGTCATATCTGCTCTCTCCATACCAGGATACATGAAGGCAATTTCAGCTATAGTTTTTGGTGTTGGAAAAGCAAAGGAAAGCAAGGTTGCTGGACGGTGGGTAGAGGTAATGCTTCTCGTAATGTCCTTGACAACATTGTTCATAGGCATATTTCTCCAGCACATTATGTACATTTTTGACTATTCCTCTAACTCTTTGGTTTCAGGGGTTTGGAGTTATATAGATGCCGTCATTAAGGAAATACCTCCTGAGCTGAGGGTGTGGATTCCATGA
- a CDS encoding chromatin protein Cren7 produces the protein MACTKPVRVKLPEGGEKELVPKKVWSLSPKGRKGVKIGLFQDPASGKYFRAKVPDDYPECS, from the coding sequence ATGGCCTGTACAAAGCCTGTTAGGGTTAAGCTGCCTGAGGGTGGGGAGAAGGAGCTTGTTCCAAAGAAGGTGTGGAGCCTATCGCCAAAGGGTAGGAAGGGAGTTAAGATAGGGCTGTTCCAAGACCCAGCATCAGGAAAATACTTCAGGGCAAAAGTACCAGACGACTACCCAGAATGCAGCTAA
- a CDS encoding 50S ribosomal protein L21e — MVKAPQGLRHRTRKLMRKSIRERGAVPPLSKVLIEYRIGDKVYIDVNPAIHKGMPHRRYIGKVGKVVGFRGRALIVEVEVGSKVKKLFLLPEHVKPAFDVKERINELLQKLAEISKARKEQRAIVLKLLKK, encoded by the coding sequence ATGGTTAAAGCACCCCAAGGGCTAAGACACAGAACAAGAAAACTAATGAGGAAGAGTATTAGGGAGCGGGGAGCTGTCCCTCCGCTTAGTAAGGTGCTAATCGAGTATAGGATAGGTGATAAAGTTTACATAGATGTTAACCCAGCAATACATAAAGGGATGCCCCATAGAAGATATATTGGAAAGGTTGGTAAAGTAGTTGGGTTTAGAGGTAGAGCGCTTATAGTAGAGGTGGAGGTTGGTTCAAAAGTTAAAAAACTTTTCTTGCTTCCGGAACACGTAAAGCCAGCATTTGATGTTAAGGAAAGAATAAATGAATTGCTACAGAAACTAGCTGAAATATCAAAAGCTAGGAAAGAGCAAAGAGCAATAGTATTAAAACTTCTAAAGAAGTAG
- the rsmA gene encoding 16S rRNA (adenine(1518)-N(6)/adenine(1519)-N(6))-dimethyltransferase RsmA — translation MVKELINISSKQEFKNRLRKILAENAIVIRKKLSQTFLVDPGELSFIVKIVKNESVNKPCIMEIGSGIGNLTVFLAQENIDKTIISIEYDQRFAKILKELQENFHNIDIVIGDARQIVTSIRRCNVVVGNLPYHITSQLLLSIAKGIFDTAVVTVQKEVAERIASSPGSKSYGKLTAFLQHMFWVSYIKTVPLNKFYPKPEVHSAILLLKRKHSYDNFSKIFENMVKCLFSYRRKVIAKALAKCIDMEINEKVEGLKEIWRKRVYQLSVEELEKIVHIFAELKK, via the coding sequence ATGGTAAAAGAGCTCATCAATATTTCATCCAAGCAAGAATTCAAGAACAGGCTAAGGAAAATATTGGCAGAAAATGCCATAGTCATAAGGAAGAAATTGAGCCAAACCTTTTTAGTTGACCCTGGCGAACTAAGCTTCATCGTTAAAATCGTTAAAAACGAATCTGTAAATAAGCCATGTATAATGGAGATAGGCTCTGGTATAGGAAATTTAACAGTTTTTCTTGCTCAAGAGAACATAGACAAAACTATAATATCGATTGAATATGACCAGCGGTTTGCCAAGATCTTGAAAGAGTTGCAAGAGAATTTCCATAATATTGACATCGTCATAGGGGATGCAAGACAAATTGTTACAAGTATAAGGCGTTGCAATGTTGTGGTAGGTAATCTGCCTTACCATATAACCTCTCAGCTACTATTATCCATTGCAAAGGGCATTTTCGATACTGCAGTTGTAACTGTGCAGAAAGAGGTAGCCGAAAGAATAGCTTCTAGTCCTGGTAGCAAAAGCTATGGAAAACTAACAGCTTTTTTGCAACACATGTTCTGGGTTAGCTACATAAAAACCGTTCCACTAAATAAGTTTTATCCTAAGCCAGAAGTACATTCAGCTATTTTGCTTCTCAAGCGTAAGCATAGCTATGATAATTTTTCAAAAATTTTTGAAAATATGGTTAAATGCTTATTTTCTTATAGAAGAAAGGTTATTGCCAAAGCATTAGCTAAATGCATAGATATGGAGATAAATGAAAAAGTTGAGGGGCTCAAAGAGATATGGAGGAAAAGAGTATATCAACTATCGGTAGAGGAGCTGGAGAAGATAGTACATATTTTTGCAGAGCTAAAGAAATAG
- a CDS encoding MnhB domain-containing protein, whose product MRAVEIVVLISIILGFALLLTLGYQYLVPADDIRALAKFYLLTTYFNPNYTYTAGATETVTAIVWDYRGLDTLFETTVFYIALAGCLILARGLYKEEKEASKPGSGLSVIVRGVTKITAPMIIVVGVSIALHGHLTPGGGFQGGATMAVLPLLIIVIFSLAPLIRRGFTPSRLAIIRGFALIGIGLVSIILALIGLVLGINAYVFQSLPKPDAPLGFPSEVEGALMGGILWFFNLFESIAVVAAFTIAFIAILLIESRG is encoded by the coding sequence ATGAGGGCAGTTGAGATAGTTGTACTCATATCCATAATACTCGGCTTCGCACTTCTACTGACATTGGGTTATCAATATCTTGTGCCAGCAGATGATATAAGGGCTTTAGCCAAATTCTATTTGCTAACAACATACTTCAATCCAAATTACACATATACAGCAGGCGCAACAGAAACTGTCACAGCTATTGTATGGGACTACAGAGGACTCGATACACTATTTGAGACAACAGTATTTTACATAGCCTTGGCCGGCTGCCTCATTCTTGCCCGAGGACTCTATAAAGAAGAGAAAGAAGCGTCAAAACCTGGTTCGGGTCTGTCTGTCATTGTTAGAGGTGTAACCAAGATTACAGCACCTATGATAATAGTGGTAGGCGTTTCAATCGCTTTGCACGGACATCTAACACCTGGTGGAGGGTTCCAGGGAGGTGCAACAATGGCTGTTTTACCGCTTCTAATAATAGTGATCTTCTCACTGGCACCCCTAATTAGGCGTGGCTTCACACCATCTAGACTTGCAATAATAAGGGGGTTTGCCTTAATTGGGATAGGGTTGGTATCCATCATATTAGCTTTGATAGGCTTGGTGCTAGGTATCAATGCATATGTGTTTCAGAGCTTGCCAAAGCCTGATGCGCCACTCGGTTTTCCATCTGAAGTTGAAGGAGCTTTGATGGGCGGAATATTATGGTTCTTCAACCTGTTTGAATCCATAGCTGTTGTAGCAGCTTTTACGATTGCTTTCATTGCAATCCTCCTCATAGAATCGAGGGGGTGA
- a CDS encoding sodium:proton antiporter, translating into MRIAKVVDPFTAIYLITIFTIATLMVTVAMYYTLKSKRVRITSVYLGGEPENVISMVTPSVGALYWGFMRRFAKHLYEVLVEKIHTGSLHDWQKFISSWLAILIILSIISFVLFTLFAR; encoded by the coding sequence ATGAGAATAGCTAAGGTAGTGGATCCTTTCACAGCTATATATCTAATAACAATTTTCACTATAGCGACTCTAATGGTAACTGTAGCAATGTACTATACGCTGAAGTCTAAGCGAGTTCGCATAACATCTGTTTACCTAGGCGGAGAACCAGAAAATGTCATATCGATGGTAACGCCAAGCGTGGGTGCGTTGTACTGGGGCTTTATGAGGAGGTTTGCAAAGCATTTATATGAAGTTCTTGTTGAGAAGATACATACTGGCAGTTTACATGATTGGCAAAAATTCATATCATCTTGGCTTGCCATACTAATTATACTCTCCATAATATCCTTTGTATTATTCACTTTATTTGCAAGGTGA
- a CDS encoding transcription factor S translates to MFCPKCGTLLIFDKTKKVYRCPKCGYETRNLSNKVIMTKSISHNEKERLTVVDSSTVSAPPTATLVKGHVRCPKCGSEEVYAWQMQTRAADEPPTTFYKCAKCGHTWREY, encoded by the coding sequence ATGTTTTGCCCAAAATGCGGAACATTGCTTATATTCGATAAAACGAAAAAAGTCTACAGATGCCCAAAATGCGGTTATGAAACCAGAAACCTTAGTAACAAAGTAATCATGACAAAATCGATATCGCATAACGAAAAAGAAAGACTAACAGTAGTCGATTCGTCAACTGTTTCAGCACCACCAACGGCAACATTGGTGAAAGGCCATGTACGATGCCCGAAATGTGGAAGCGAAGAAGTATATGCATGGCAAATGCAAACAAGAGCCGCAGACGAGCCCCCAACAACATTCTATAAATGCGCAAAATGCGGTCACACATGGAGAGAGTACTGA
- a CDS encoding tRNA pseudouridine(54/55) synthase Pus10 yields the protein MENIIDTTIKLLEKYPLCDRCLGRLFAHLGKGLGNDERGKALKIASLLELHKRILNGDNELINTAKKVVLNSKLGSKEFFKLFGVEPHTNSPKCYICEDRLDNIINSFAEVIAKTINEKNIESFIIGVKVPEDLIRKENALVREYQLAYWESIKREIKREVGKRVQMITKAKVDFEDPQLTFIIDVNNNTVREETRSFLVYGKYRKLGRLISQNIWVGKDGKRRYSLSIEDVARYSLDYVKASSVVLHIGGREDVDVRIIGDGRPVVLEYKSPSRKDIDLIHLNRVLNSYTPWIQFDIKMKVRKAFVSRLKSFAGQAYKIYRALIFSEQEISIEKLQSLEKFFENKLILQRTPTRVLRRKRDRLRKKMVHQVKTIFISSHVFLALIKCDGGLYVKELITGDNGRTSPSFSEFLGASLQCLMLDVIHVHEYI from the coding sequence ATGGAGAACATAATAGACACCACTATAAAACTTCTGGAAAAGTATCCTCTATGTGATAGATGCTTAGGTAGGTTATTTGCTCACTTAGGAAAAGGTCTTGGAAATGATGAACGTGGAAAGGCTCTGAAAATAGCATCTTTGCTTGAACTACACAAAAGAATCTTAAATGGCGACAATGAGCTAATTAATACAGCAAAAAAAGTTGTGTTAAATAGCAAGCTTGGGTCCAAAGAGTTTTTCAAACTTTTTGGTGTTGAGCCTCACACAAATTCACCAAAATGCTACATATGTGAAGATAGACTTGATAACATTATCAATAGTTTTGCAGAGGTTATTGCGAAGACCATAAATGAAAAGAATATAGAGAGCTTTATTATAGGGGTAAAGGTTCCAGAAGATTTAATTAGAAAAGAAAACGCCTTAGTAAGAGAGTATCAGTTAGCATACTGGGAGAGCATAAAAAGAGAGATTAAAAGGGAGGTAGGAAAAAGGGTTCAGATGATCACAAAGGCTAAGGTTGATTTTGAAGATCCTCAGCTAACATTTATAATAGATGTGAATAATAATACTGTGAGGGAAGAGACAAGATCTTTTCTTGTTTATGGTAAATACAGAAAATTGGGTAGATTGATATCGCAGAATATATGGGTGGGAAAAGATGGGAAAAGAAGATATTCTTTATCGATAGAAGATGTTGCAAGATATTCACTTGATTACGTTAAAGCCTCTAGCGTTGTTTTGCATATTGGGGGTAGAGAAGATGTTGATGTTAGAATAATTGGGGATGGAAGACCAGTGGTTCTAGAGTACAAATCTCCAAGTAGAAAAGATATTGATTTGATTCATCTAAATAGAGTGCTTAACTCCTACACCCCGTGGATCCAATTCGACATCAAGATGAAGGTTAGGAAAGCATTTGTCTCACGTCTAAAAAGTTTTGCTGGGCAAGCATATAAAATTTATAGAGCTCTGATATTCTCTGAGCAGGAGATCTCCATAGAAAAGCTTCAATCACTGGAAAAATTCTTTGAAAACAAGCTGATCTTGCAGAGAACCCCAACACGCGTTCTTAGAAGGAAACGTGACAGACTTCGTAAAAAGATGGTGCATCAAGTAAAAACAATTTTTATTTCATCACACGTCTTCCTAGCGCTTATAAAATGTGATGGAGGTTTATACGTGAAAGAGTTGATAACAGGTGATAATGGTAGGACATCGCCAAGCTTCTCAGAATTTCTAGGAGCATCACTACAATGTTTAATGCTAGACGTGATACACGTTCATGAATACATATAA
- a CDS encoding complex I subunit 1 family protein, protein MNEMILILISIMIFPGLLFLAALSFLTQYFVRKLSARYQRRMGPSYVGPLGILQPFYDFWKLLRSKEIVKNRYSLVGAAEISLLIGISFIVASVVLLPLSLYNIASDFDILIFFYMTSVMPLFMMVIASLSMPGPYTSMGISRLLSLATLSEPTYFASLIIPIYLTTKQSRAFMSISSAYTNVLRIWLDPRGVVIMVLCLIAYIVAVQAKSMYQPFNIPEAEQEIIAGYETEFSGPLLALMNLLHDMDLTISLITGVYVLLGGPLPYSHTSLQGILMIIIKYLLLLVVVTLIKNIMGRYRIEQGLAQILKYGLIPSIMASILTFLF, encoded by the coding sequence ATGAATGAGATGATACTCATTTTAATAAGTATTATGATATTCCCAGGGCTACTATTCTTAGCTGCGCTATCTTTTTTGACGCAGTATTTTGTGAGGAAGCTGAGTGCTAGGTACCAGAGAAGGATGGGGCCAAGCTATGTTGGCCCCCTAGGAATTTTACAGCCATTCTACGACTTCTGGAAGTTGCTCAGATCTAAGGAGATTGTTAAGAATAGGTACAGCTTGGTAGGTGCAGCAGAGATATCACTACTTATTGGGATATCCTTTATCGTAGCATCTGTAGTTCTTCTACCACTTAGCCTATACAACATTGCTTCTGATTTCGATATACTAATATTCTTCTACATGACCAGCGTTATGCCGTTGTTCATGATGGTTATAGCATCCCTTTCAATGCCAGGACCATATACCAGCATGGGGATTTCAAGACTCTTATCCCTAGCCACACTATCGGAACCAACATACTTTGCAAGTCTAATCATTCCAATATATCTGACAACCAAACAAAGCAGGGCTTTCATGAGCATAAGCTCGGCATATACAAATGTGTTGCGTATATGGCTTGACCCGAGGGGAGTAGTAATAATGGTACTATGTTTAATAGCATATATTGTAGCTGTGCAGGCCAAGTCAATGTACCAGCCATTTAACATACCCGAGGCGGAGCAAGAAATTATAGCAGGCTACGAAACAGAGTTTTCAGGACCACTTTTAGCGCTCATGAACTTACTCCACGATATGGATCTAACAATATCTCTAATCACTGGGGTATATGTATTACTTGGAGGCCCGCTTCCATATAGCCATACATCACTTCAAGGAATATTAATGATAATAATTAAGTATCTATTACTATTAGTGGTAGTAACATTAATAAAGAATATTATGGGGCGATACAGAATAGAGCAAGGATTAGCACAAATTCTGAAATATGGATTGATACCGTCGATAATGGCATCAATACTAACATTTTTATTCTAA